Within Eremothecium cymbalariae DBVPG#7215 chromosome 3, complete sequence, the genomic segment CAAAAATACCTGAGCTATGCAACGTAATTGTGGATACTTATGATGGCGATACTAGCCAGCAAGATAGAAGTTTTATCAGAAAAAATGCTAGAGTTATATTCACAAACCCAGATATTATCCATACTAGTATTTTACCCAACCACCCTAATTGGAGACACTTCTTAATGCACCTGAGACTTGTGGTGGTAGATGAGCTACATATCTATAAAGGGTTATTTGGTTCGCACGTTAGCCTTGTCATGCGTAGATTGTTAAGGATTGTAAAAGGGTTTTACGAAAATGCAAAACTGCAATTTATTTCATGTTCCGCCACTTTGAAGAGGCCAGTTGATCACATGAAGCACATATTTGGCATTGATCAAGTCACTTTAATTGATAAAGATGGTTCTCCTAATGGTGATAAATACCTTGTTATATGGAATCCTCCTATATTGTCCCAGCATCAGAGAAAAAGGCAAAATTTCATTCATGAGAGTGCCAAAATTTTAGTACAATTAATATTAAACAATGTTAGGACTATAGCCTTTTGTTATGTTCGCCGTGTTTGTGAACTATTAATGAAGGAGGttagaaatatcttcaaagaAATGGGAAGACTGGATTTGATTAATGAAGTAATGTCTTATAGAGGCGGCTATTCAGTGACTGATAGACGTAAAATTGAGCAGGAAATGTTTCATGGAGGCTTGAGAGCTGTTATAGCTACCAATGCTTTAGAATTAGGTATTGATATTGGTGGATTAGATGCAGTATTGATGTGTGGCTTCCCTTTGTCCTTAGCAAACTTTCACCAGCAAAGTGGTAGAGCTGGTAGGAGAAACAACGACTCTTTGACGATAGTGGTTGCAAGTGACTCTCCAGTTGACCAGCACTATGTGTTGCATTCTGAAGTTTTACTTGAATCCAATAATTCTGATGCATATCAGGAGTTAGCTCTGGATTTTGATAATGTTATGATTTTAGAAGGTCATATACAGTGCGCAGCATTTGAGTTACCAATCCGGCTTGAGAGGGATTCAAAGTATTTTATCAATCACCTCGAAGCTATATGTAAGAAAAGGCTGCAATGTGATAAAAATGGCTATCACTCAAGCAATAAGTATTTGCCATGGCCAGCAAAATTGGTTTCTTTGAGAGGAGTAGCAGAAGATCATTTTGCTGTTGTCGATATAACTAACGGAAAAAACATGGTAATcgaagaagttgaagctTCTAGGACGACTTTTACATTATACGAGGGTGGTATTTTCATTCATCAAGGTTATCCATATTTAATTAAGGAGTTCAATGTCGATGAAAAGTATGCTAAGGTACTTAGGGTAGATGTTGATTGGTTGACAAGCCAAAGAGATTTTACAGATGTAGATCCTCAGGAAATTGAAATGGTGCGTTCTTTAATAGATAGTGACGTTCCAATATATTTCGGAAGAATCCAGACCAAAATGGTCGTTTTTGGGTTCTTTAAGATCGACAAGTACAATAGAATACTCGATGCTGTTGAAACCCACAATCCACCAGTGATCATCAATTCGAAAGGTTTATGGATTAACATTCCAAATATAGCTTTGGatttaataaaagaacATCAATTAAATATGGCAGGAGGTATACATGCAGCCCAACACGCAATAATTGGATTGCTTCCTAGATTTATTGTTGCTGGCgttgatgaaattaatACAGAATGCAAGGCTCCTGAGAAGGAGTTTGCAGAGAGACAAACTAAAAGAATAAGACCAGCTAGACTGATATTTTACGATTCTAAAGGTGGAAAACATGGATCTGGCCTTTCTGTTAAGATGTTTGATCACATAGATGATATAATACACGGTGCTCTCCAGAGGGTCGAAGAGTGTCCTTGTGAAAACGGTTGTCCGGATTGTGTCGCAGCAGCATATTGCAAGGAAAACTCTCTTGTAATTTCGAAGCCAGCATCAATTATAATTCTTCATTCAATATTGGGCCATGATATATCGACATATATACACAGAATCAAAGATGGACCCGAGCCGACCATGCCGGATGTTAAGGTAGAAACAGTTCAGCCGGTATTAGAGCAAGTAAAGTTTGCGCCGGATTTCAGAGTTATTGATGCCAGGTGCAGCAAAGTCcctaaaaataaagaattGCTCATTACATCTCAAGAACATATAGACGCCAAGTCTAAACAGGAACAGGAAGCGCCTCCATCTTCTTAGTTGGCCATCAAAACATTTAAAATTAgtcaaacaaaaatcaacatatagatatatatgcattATTAGTAAACTTATGTATCACGATAGCAAAGTTTCAACAGCCCATGGAACACTTAAGGTCCTCAAATCTGTGTAAGTTTGTCcaacaccaacaaataaaatTGGTATACCAGTTGCATACACCATATTTACCATAGTTCCTAACATATCTCCCACAGTATCACATttggaaataataaaaaaatccaaagTTGTTCCTTTGCCGAAGACTTGGTTAAAACTACGGGCCTGCTGAACAGAGTCTGTTCCAACCAATGCTTCTCCAACCATTATAATCTTGTCAGGTTTGGCTTGTTCTGCAAAGGATTTCAGCGGCGACATCAGAGTTGCATCATTATGTCTTCTACCAGCAGTATCCATCAGGACAACATCAAAAGCTTGCTCACGGGCATACTTGATAGCTTTTTTAGCTGTCTTTGTAACCAAATCAGATCCACCATAACCAGCTTCAAAAAGTTCTATAAAATCGTTTCCTGTTTTACCACGTTCATTCTTCGAACCACGTACGTGGTCTTCATCAATTAGCTGCGCTAAATTTTCCACATGAACGCGTAACTGTTCAACTGCTCCAGATCTGAAGGTATCGCACGCAACAATTAAGACCTTTAAGTGGTTCTGTAAGAGCCAAAAAGCTAATTTAGAGAGATTAGTAGATTTTCCAACACCATTGACACCAACAATAGAAAAAACATATGGGTTCTTGTTCCCATCTTTATCGCGATCTTCAGCTTTCCTTTGGATTTCATGGAGTAGATCAACCGATACACTTGGAGTTAGTAGATTTGTCAGGGATGTTCCTAATGACTCCCTTGCAGTGTTCTCCACACTAGTCCAGTTAGCTGTTTTTGAACCAACAAGATTTTGAGAAACTTGTGCAGCAAGATAGTCAGCGACTGTAGGTGTAACATTCTTTGCTATCAGTTGTTTCTTGAGCTTGTCTAAAATAAGAGAGAGATCGCTTTCAGTAATCGTTTTATTGCCTAACCAGTGCTTCTGCAGGAAGTCAAACGCCCTGCCTTgtgatttcttttgttgattcTCCATCTGATCATTCTTGGACTGAACTAACAAGTCGTCAATTTGCTTAATCAAGAATTCACCGGTCTTGGTCCGAGTGCCAAACCCTTCTGTATCAACTGCTGCTAAATCGGAAGCGGTATTGCTCATTGAAGCCGGAGAAAAGTCTAGTGCTGATGATTCAGCCATAGCATCGTCGTCAATCATCCCATTAGCACCCCATTTTCTAGACTTCACGGATGACTGATTCTTCTTGGCTGctgctttcttctttggctgttgctgctgctgtttcTCAGCCAGAGAATTGGGAGGCCTCGATACATTACTAGTAACCTTTAAGGATTCATACTTAACTGTAAAAAACTGCTCGAACTGCAGAAGCTTATCCTCCGCACCTTCCAATAACCATGTGTAATTATGTCTATTCTTTTTGCTCTTAGCGTGATCTTGATTCTTCCTAATAGCATCGTTCAGACCAAGAGAATCCCAGAGTTTAATAGCAATATTTAGCACCTGTTCTGCTTCTTGATTCAACTCCAAAGACTCTGATGAAGAATAGGAAACAACATAGTACAAAAAAGGTTGCTTAGTTTCATGAAACATAAATGTATGCGAGTCAACGGATAGCGTTGGAAATTTCGAATTAGATGTCGCTATCGATTGTGCAATTAGTGTATGaatgaatttattgaattgCTGTTCAGAAAACTTCTTACCAAGTGCATTGTACTTACAGAGCAACTGGCCCTGAACAGTGAATATCGCCAACTGATCGATCATCGTTAACCAACTGAAATATCTGGTTTTTACATTCACTGATCTAAGACTCCAAAGTTATAAAATGCATTTTTTCGAAAGTCTTTCAACATTTCTTAATTGAAAAGGCGAAGAGACCCTACTGTTGGAAAGCTATACGGTTCACGGGTGATTGGTACCATTTGAGTAATCCTTAAAGTAATATAAATACTGTCTGGTTGGTAGCTTTAGCATTACCTCTTCATGTTCTATTCACGTGATGCATTTTTTACGGAAATTGAAGTCGACTTTTATGTTAGGTGAAGTTTTATGTAACTCATAGCATATCTTTTAAATCTAAAATTAATCTTGAGTTCTCTTTGAATCCTGTCCGCTTGTGTTAATTGTAAGGTCGATATAAGACGTCTCTAGGCAGCAGCTACTAGAATTAAACAGGAATACAGGGACGTATAAGTGGCGTTTATGCGAAAGAACTCGAAATCCAGCTATATATTTCATACCAAGGCCAAAAAATAGCTGGGGATACGTTATATACATTTTAGATGGACCACAAGCAAGATGATCAATGATAGCATTCCGGAGATTGACTTTACAAACATTTTAAGGGATAACCCCCATTTAGCAAATCGAGATAATGCAGAAGCAAATGAACTGGCTAGCGAGGGAACCTCGAAACAAGATAGTAATGCTGAAGAGACATTGGAGGTTGTTGAAAGTGATTTGAATTCAAATCCTGACCAAGATGCTGATGTACTATCGAATTGGGAACAGCACTCAGATGTTCAGTCTGGTATTAATGACGATTCTTTTGTCTCGGACCTTGGCATACCGGAATTTGACTATGGATCGTTGTTAAAGGCCAATCCTCATCTACAATCTAAAGTTGCTGTTGATTCAACGAAAGACATACCAAAGTTGGTTTCAACCACTGATAATTTATCTAGTAAAAGGAACAAGTCGCAAATACTTGGTTCTCCCACAGCTATCCGGGGACATCAGAGACTATCGAAGAAAAACAGAGAACCTCAGATTATTCATTTGTTAAAAAAGGTGGATTTAGAAACTACTACATTTTCTATCATCttaccaatattttctcTGCTTCGTATATTGTTTGCTCCTCCCGAGTGGAATTGGACACTTGTAAAAGTATGGGCAGGGTATTATATGTTAACGCAATTAAGTCTTCATGCTGGATATCACCGATTTTTCACTCATCAATCCTACCAATGTCATATTGCCGTTCAATTTGTGATGGCTATTCTAGGTGCATCATGTGGCTTAGGTTCTATTCTTCAATTTAGCAGTCAACATCTTGCGCATCACCGCTATTTGGATACAGAAAGAGATCCAAATTGCCTATCATTATATGGGTGGTGGTTTGCACAGTGGGGACATAAGTTATTTAGGGGAAATAGGAAATCTGCAAGATCAATCAAAGATTGTCTTAACACATTGGAATCTACATCTCGTGCCTCTTATAACAAAGAACAAAATGCTACAGAAATTGTCGTTTCTGCAAGTTATCCTTTATTAAAATGGCAAGAACGCAACTACTATCAGTTATGGATATTAactaatatattaataccTTCTCTTTTTGCGAAACTGATATGCAACTTGTCTTACTTCAGttgcattttttatttgggTTTATTCCGCATGTCTGTCGTTCAACAGCAATGGTTACTAATAGGTTCATTGTGCCACTTGAAACGATTCCCTTTTGCATCTCAACCATTTGATTGTTCTAGATCAGCAGTTAATTTACCATTAGGATTTTTAGCACAAATACTTACCTTCGGTGAATCTAATCACAATTTTCATCATGCATTCCCAGGAGACTATCGTAATGGTGCAGCATGGTATGGCTTTGATCCAGCTAAGTGGGCTATACAACTTTTGGCATATTTTGGTTGGGCACGTAATCTGCACACTGTGCTAAACGAACAGATGAAAAAATCGATAGTCCAACAACATCAGAAGATTTTGGACGAAGAAAGATCTAAACTACTGTGGGGGATCTCATTTGACAGCCTTCCGGTAATGAGTCCTGAGCAATTTAGTGAGTTGGCACAAAAGTTATACAAACAGGATCGAAGGGCATTGGTTGTTATTGAAGACATAGTTCACGATGTAACACCTTTTATACATGATCATCCTGGAGGAGTAGCGTTGGTTGTCTGTGCAATTGGTAAAGATGCAACTCCTGCATTCAATGGTGCAGTATATGCTCATTCAACTGCAGCACGAAATTTATTAGCAACTATGCGGATCGCCAAGTTGAGCAAGGATGGAAGTAGTATTCAAAGAACTTCATGGGAGAGGCATTTGCTAAATGATTCCAAGGGTCAGAAAATCGTTCGAAGCAGCAATCAGGCTACTTATACAAGAATAAACCATTATGCGGCAGGCGCTGCATGATAGTCTGGCCCTTTTATCATCTCCACTTTCTCTTCCATACATATTTACACACGTGTGGCTCCATCAGTAACTATGCAAGTAGCGCTCATAAAGTTgttttttcattaaatcTACTATGTTTTACTGCAACAACATCGTTATTTAAAGACAACTATATCTCAGTTATGTATTTACAAATGCCCAATAAATTCAATCCAAAAGGAAATCCAAGGAAATTCCTGGGGTATAACCATCATCGCTTTGCTGTGCTGATGATTTTGCAACTTTTGGGCCGTGATGATCCCCTACGGGCAGAGTACCAGTTTTTATAGAATCTTCATCCGGAGCATCAtcagaagatgatgatagtgAGGATGACGAGAGCTCATCACTATCATCGCTTGAACTATCACTAGAACTTTCTTCACTCGAAGATTCATTCTCTACTTTAGAAGATGTACCTGCTACAATCAACCCTACACTCTTCAGCATATCCAAGTTCTTAGTAATGTAAATAGTAGGGAACTCGATCACTGTCTTGTCTCTAAAGAGCTCGCCAATACAATGTTCAGATGCCAATTCGAcaacttctttaaaatcCATAAAAACATCCATTTCTTGACGATAAGTCCTAGCATAGAATTTCAATTGACTATCCACAAGTAATTTTGATCTATTTTCCTTCACCATATCATCCTTCTGGTCTGACAGTTGAAACCATTCCGCACATTTCTCAAAAACAGATTTTCCTATACAGCCTGTCAATGCAGTACTCTCTTTATTTCTATGTGAGATATGACTCCAAATCTCCCCACTGTTGTCTGGCTTTACTATAACCCATTCAATAGTCCAAACAAAGGTGTCAAGCGAGTTGTCCCATTTACTTTTGTTCCGTGTTGCCCTCTGCATGCCCTTGGGTAGAAGCAAACACTTCACTCCTCTTCTAAATACCCTAGAGGGTTTACTAACACGCCCGTTCCCATTATAATGCTGACTATATGGATATAcaatctttttattttgttcaCTCCATCCGTTTTTAGTACCTGCAGCTTTCTATCCatattaattaaaaagTTATAATCACGCTGTATTAATGGGTTCATTTGATCAGCTGTATTAGCATTCTTCAGATTATCACTAGGAATGTACTGAGTAGGTTCATGTGCAATCCCAGAGCAGTTTTCTTGTTGCTTATGCTGCTGTGAGCATGCTAATGAGCAAGTCCTCATCAAGCACTTAGGACATTTGTATTTTAATTGCCCACCTTTGCAAATATCGCATACCAAGCTTGTTCCTTCCACATTCATCATATGATGAAGATCTAATAACACTAGCTTGACTACTTTATTAATACAAAACCGTTGCTCATCGCTGAAATAGAATTAGCGGAAAGAGATGCTATTAACTTTTCTCGAGGATGAAAAGTAATGCGGGCATTGTGTGAATCAATCACATTCAGCCCAAATCAAATGAAACCACTATTTATATTACAAACACGGCTCAATTGACCTTCATCCACAGTTTAAGAGCGTCTGCAAGCTCTATAGTGGACCTAGTCTATCGCTTATGTATTGAGGTCAAATGTTGTATGTATATTCATCGTAAGGAGTGACATTTGATAAGGTTCTCATATTAACCCCCCTATGTAGCTGTAGCTTCTCACCAGAAGCCTACAGCAACCCCGATTAGAAGACAAGAATAAGAGATATAATTCGCCTAGGACATCTTGGCGAAACGCTTCTGGAATCCACTAATAACTCTATTATGGTATGTGTATGATTGTGATCAATTTTGGCACTTCTAGGCAGATACTAAcattttatatttgtttaGTCACAGTCGAATGGTATCGCAACGTTGTTAAAGGCTGAGAAAGAGGCCCATGAAATCGTTGCAAAGGCCAGACGGTATAGACAGGAGAAACTGAAACAAGCAAAGCTAGATGCTTCGAAGgaaataaatgaatataaGGCTCAAATGGATCAGGAATTGAGAGATCACGAGGCTGCTAATGTTGGTTGGGCAGAAAACCTAGAAAAAGAGGCTGAAAGAAAGGTTCAAACAGAGCTAGAGCAAATCAAACGCTTATCTTCACAGAAGAAAGATGCAATTGTGTCTACACTCATTACAGCGGTAACGAAACCGCAGCATGAGGTACACATCAATGCATCGTCGTAGGCATAAAGGTGGAGACGGTtatctaatatatacaCTTTTTCCCAGATAGTAAGTTCAGCGGTGACTTGTATGtatctttatatatatacatatatatatatattactcAAAAACCATCTTCCTATGATTTTGATCCAGGTAGAAAGTACTGTGCTCTTTGAAACTTGGTGAAATATAAGCACGCATGTTATGTCttcacaacaaaaaaaattagaagGGTTTTTAACACTTTTAAGAATGCCATACACATGCATATCCTGTGATTCCATATTCAAACTGTTATCTGTGCATATAAGCAAGAATATTTTCCGAATAACAGAGGTAACACAGTGCTGGTTGGGTCTTCTATTGTAATGCAGTAATGTCACAGATCTATTTGAATTCCTCAATGTTAATGCAACTCAATGCCACTGTGCAAGATTACCTTTCTGATTTGTTCCAGCACTACATAATTCCCGAGCAGAATTTGAATTACACGCAGAAGGTGCTCGGGTTTGGTACTACAACTGTACTGATGGCTTTGGCTACTCTATATGTCGTTTACAAATTTGGATGGAACAATACGTTGCATCCCGTAAAGTTTCAAATGCCGATCCCAGAACAAGCTCAGAAGCATTGGAAAGGTAAAAGATTATCCAATCCATCTCTTAGTGATCCTCAGCAACGTAACTTTATACAATGTTATTGTCCAGCCACCGGCCAATTTCTGGGAACGTATAAGTCAATGGACAAGAACGATATAGATGAAGTTATCAAGAAGGCTGCAGACGGGCAGGAAAGTTGGTGCCATACATCGTTTGAGCAACGTATCCAGGTCTTGTTGACGTTGCATGAATACATCTTGGCAAACCAGGAATCTCTGACTCGCGTAGCGTGCCGTGATTCAGGTAAGACTATGTTGGATGCTTCCATGGGAGAAATTTTGGTAACGt encodes:
- the VMA10 gene encoding H(+)-transporting V1 sector ATPase subunit G (similar to Ashbya gossypii AAL076W); amino-acid sequence: MSQSNGIATLLKAEKEAHEIVAKARRYRQEKLKQAKLDASKEINEYKAQMDQELRDHEAANVGWAENLEKEAERKVQTELEQIKRLSSQKKDAIVSTLITAVTKPQHEVHINASS
- the SRP101 gene encoding Signal recognition particle receptor subunit alpha (similar to Ashbya gossypii AAL079C); the encoded protein is MIDQLAIFTVQGQLLCKYNALGKKFSEQQFNKFIHTLIAQSIATSNSKFPTLSVDSHTFMFHETKQPFLYYVVSYSSSESLELNQEAEQVLNIAIKLWDSLGLNDAIRKNQDHAKSKKNRHNYTWLLEGAEDKLLQFEQFFTVKYESLKVTSNVSRPPNSLAEKQQQQQPKKKAAAKKNQSSVKSRKWGANGMIDDDAMAESSALDFSPASMSNTASDLAAVDTEGFGTRTKTGEFLIKQIDDLLVQSKNDQMENQQKKSQGRAFDFLQKHWLGNKTITESDLSLILDKLKKQLIAKNVTPTVADYLAAQVSQNLVGSKTANWTSVENTARESLGTSLTNLLTPSVSVDLLHEIQRKAEDRDKDGNKNPYVFSIVGVNGVGKSTNLSKLAFWLLQNHLKVLIVACDTFRSGAVEQLRVHVENLAQLIDEDHVRGSKNERGKTGNDFIELFEAGYGGSDLVTKTAKKAIKYAREQAFDVVLMDTAGRRHNDATLMSPLKSFAEQAKPDKIIMVGEALVGTDSVQQARSFNQVFGKGTTLDFFIISKCDTVGDMLGTMVNMVYATGIPILFVGVGQTYTDLRTLSVPWAVETLLS
- a CDS encoding acyl-CoA desaturase (similar to Ashbya gossypii AAL078W) translates to MINDSIPEIDFTNILRDNPHLANRDNAEANELASEGTSKQDSNAEETLEVVESDLNSNPDQDADVLSNWEQHSDVQSGINDDSFVSDLGIPEFDYGSLLKANPHLQSKVAVDSTKDIPKLVSTTDNLSSKRNKSQILGSPTAIRGHQRLSKKNREPQIIHLLKKVDLETTTFSIILPIFSLLRILFAPPEWNWTLVKVWAGYYMLTQLSLHAGYHRFFTHQSYQCHIAVQFVMAILGASCGLGSILQFSSQHLAHHRYLDTERDPNCLSLYGWWFAQWGHKLFRGNRKSARSIKDCLNTLESTSRASYNKEQNATEIVVSASYPLLKWQERNYYQLWILTNILIPSLFAKLICNLSYFSCIFYLGLFRMSVVQQQWLLIGSLCHLKRFPFASQPFDCSRSAVNLPLGFLAQILTFGESNHNFHHAFPGDYRNGAAWYGFDPAKWAIQLLAYFGWARNLHTVLNEQMKKSIVQQHQKILDEERSKLLWGISFDSLPVMSPEQFSELAQKLYKQDRRALVVIEDIVHDVTPFIHDHPGGVALVVCAIGKDATPAFNGAVYAHSTAARNLLATMRIAKLSKDGSSIQRTSWERHLLNDSKGQKIVRSSNQATYTRINHYAAGAA
- the HRQ1 gene encoding ATP-dependent 3'-5' DNA helicase (similar to Ashbya gossypii AAL080W); its protein translation is MNFQTFQTLLAKNIAKIHNEWNMEHPSKKARIDGFEELKVIFFKLNTFYTFLIGRKHVLTSFETLKGPIEQSIHRELKIEDLNKIVVLMPGDAVLKYVDMNQICTETKIFDFNKGGYQQKDSDIFELKQNDFENEAEETQILLFEFTDGIMRGHNTRAEYGGQVKLPEYSAEEMKKMILKRKQIFIEKLETFTSKNKAEGRDPWDELSRLSLEKLPQKTVYLDPVEAMMNAKNRKTHIIVDEEANSSRPTIDVLIKKLESSEIHNNQISATHRIPARKAKYGDLNFKMSNEIYQAFEHDRLYSHQSDSLNAIHSGENVIITTSTSSGKSLIYQLSAMELLSKDHNSTFMYIFPTKALAQDQKRSFQQLLAKIPELCNVIVDTYDGDTSQQDRSFIRKNARVIFTNPDIIHTSILPNHPNWRHFLMHLRLVVVDELHIYKGLFGSHVSLVMRRLLRIVKGFYENAKLQFISCSATLKRPVDHMKHIFGIDQVTLIDKDGSPNGDKYLVIWNPPILSQHQRKRQNFIHESAKILVQLILNNVRTIAFCYVRRVCELLMKEVRNIFKEMGRLDLINEVMSYRGGYSVTDRRKIEQEMFHGGLRAVIATNALELGIDIGGLDAVLMCGFPLSLANFHQQSGRAGRRNNDSLTIVVASDSPVDQHYVLHSEVLLESNNSDAYQELALDFDNVMILEGHIQCAAFELPIRLERDSKYFINHLEAICKKRLQCDKNGYHSSNKYLPWPAKLVSLRGVAEDHFAVVDITNGKNMVIEEVEASRTTFTLYEGGIFIHQGYPYLIKEFNVDEKYAKVLRVDVDWLTSQRDFTDVDPQEIEMVRSLIDSDVPIYFGRIQTKMVVFGFFKIDKYNRILDAVETHNPPVIINSKGLWINIPNIALDLIKEHQLNMAGGIHAAQHAIIGLLPRFIVAGVDEINTECKAPEKEFAERQTKRIRPARLIFYDSKGGKHGSGLSVKMFDHIDDIIHGALQRVEECPCENGCPDCVAAAYCKENSLVISKPASIIILHSILGHDISTYIHRIKDGPEPTMPDVKVETVQPVLEQVKFAPDFRVIDARCSKVPKNKELLITSQEHIDAKSKQEQEAPPSS